One Chitinophaga sp. H8 DNA window includes the following coding sequences:
- a CDS encoding GatB/YqeY domain-containing protein has protein sequence MSLELDINAQIKAAMLGKKEADLRALRAIKAAILLAKTAEGSTGELTEADETKLLQKLAKQRKDSLEIFRQQNREDLAVKEEEELEVIARFLPQQMDEAALRTALTAIITSVGATSAADMGKVMGAATKQLAGKADGKAISAMVKEILGSF, from the coding sequence ATGTCATTAGAACTGGATATCAATGCCCAGATAAAAGCCGCCATGTTAGGCAAAAAAGAAGCCGACCTGCGTGCGCTGAGAGCTATTAAAGCAGCTATCCTGCTGGCAAAAACTGCTGAAGGAAGTACCGGAGAGCTGACCGAAGCCGATGAAACCAAGCTGTTGCAAAAGCTGGCAAAACAACGGAAAGATTCCCTGGAAATTTTCCGTCAGCAAAACCGGGAAGACCTGGCTGTAAAGGAAGAAGAAGAACTGGAAGTGATCGCGCGATTCCTGCCGCAACAAATGGATGAAGCAGCACTGCGTACTGCACTCACGGCTATCATTACCTCCGTAGGGGCTACCTCAGCAGCAGATATGGGTAAAGTAATGGGCGCCGCCACCAAACAACTGGCAGGCAAGGCAGACGGGAAAGCGATCTCTGCCATGGTGAAGGAAATACTTGGGAGCTTTTAG
- the gldC gene encoding gliding motility protein GldC, producing the protein MTQKHTIQIHVGLDESKVPENIEWNATDGAGDKMNQAKAMMLAFWDGADKTAMRIDLWTKNMMVDEMADFFYQTLMTMSDTYQRATPYKEQAEEMRAFARDFYKKFNEQQQREEQQK; encoded by the coding sequence ATGACACAGAAACATACCATACAGATCCATGTAGGATTGGACGAGAGCAAGGTACCGGAAAACATTGAGTGGAATGCCACTGATGGTGCCGGAGACAAGATGAACCAGGCTAAAGCGATGATGCTGGCTTTCTGGGATGGGGCTGATAAAACTGCTATGCGGATCGACCTGTGGACAAAAAACATGATGGTAGATGAAATGGCAGATTTCTTTTATCAAACCCTGATGACGATGTCTGATACCTATCAGCGCGCTACCCCCTACAAAGAGCAGGCGGAAGAAATGCGTGCTTTTGCCCGTGACTTCTACAAAAAGTTCAACGAACAACAGCAGCGGGAAGAGCAGCAGAAATAG
- a CDS encoding glycosyltransferase: MRIAVNAACLCHDAPADTGHVATTLLLRLCRQHPDHHFILYTDRAFPAHLTFPANVTTILLPGKGTATWRRYWWMEWKLPRAMKAEGADIFLGMDGILPLRSKIPAVLFIKDSAFLHHVAGADAGMQRFLKKNMARYMAAAKQIAVLSATVQEELRQYAPDMAPRLHLLPAGIHESYRALEWEEREAVKQKYTGGVEYFIVPGSLHPRNNIVPLLKAFSALKRRQRSNIKLVLAGSATVAGQEIAIALQTYKFRNDVVWLKDVDQPTLALLTGAAYALVYTARFEGLALPVYAALRCQVPVIALESAIAREAGGDAILYADPASLDDLAEKMSLLYKDEQLRSRLLAKAPPAEHFQSWDIAAAQLWAAIPLPQ, from the coding sequence ATGCGTATTGCAGTAAATGCCGCTTGTTTATGCCACGATGCGCCTGCGGATACCGGTCATGTAGCAACAACGCTATTGCTCCGGCTTTGCAGGCAACACCCGGATCATCATTTTATTTTATATACGGATCGCGCCTTTCCGGCGCATCTTACCTTTCCTGCCAATGTAACCACTATACTGTTGCCTGGTAAGGGTACTGCTACCTGGCGCCGGTATTGGTGGATGGAGTGGAAGTTGCCACGGGCGATGAAAGCAGAGGGAGCGGATATCTTTCTGGGCATGGATGGGATCCTGCCTTTGCGCAGCAAAATACCAGCGGTGTTGTTTATAAAGGACAGTGCTTTCCTGCATCATGTAGCAGGAGCAGATGCCGGCATGCAGCGTTTTTTAAAGAAGAATATGGCCCGGTATATGGCCGCAGCAAAACAGATTGCGGTATTATCCGCCACGGTGCAGGAAGAACTGAGGCAATATGCCCCTGATATGGCGCCCCGGCTGCACTTGTTGCCGGCAGGCATACACGAAAGCTACCGGGCTTTGGAATGGGAGGAGCGGGAAGCCGTAAAACAAAAGTATACCGGTGGCGTAGAATATTTTATAGTACCAGGTAGTTTACATCCCCGGAATAATATAGTACCGTTGTTGAAAGCCTTTTCGGCATTAAAGCGCCGGCAGCGATCCAATATCAAGCTGGTACTGGCAGGTAGCGCTACCGTAGCCGGTCAGGAGATAGCGATCGCCCTGCAAACCTATAAGTTCCGGAATGATGTGGTATGGCTGAAGGACGTGGATCAACCTACGCTGGCCTTACTCACCGGCGCAGCCTATGCACTGGTATATACTGCCCGCTTTGAAGGGCTGGCACTGCCGGTATATGCCGCCCTGCGTTGCCAGGTGCCGGTGATAGCCCTCGAAAGTGCGATTGCCCGGGAAGCAGGAGGAGATGCGATCTTGTATGCTGATCCGGCCAGCCTGGACGACCTGGCAGAAAAAATGAGCTTGTTATATAAAGATGAACAGTTGAGGAGCCGCCTCCTGGCAAAAGCCCCTCCAGCTGAGCATTTCCAGAGCTGGGATATTGCCGCGGCACAATTATGGGCAGCTATACCGCTGCCGCAGTAG
- a CDS encoding RNA polymerase sigma factor — MISTRELAVLVSQGDRQAFNQLYQRFYNPVYSVMLQYTKNAEDAEDILQLTFLRLWEKRQELIRVEAPEDWIFIIARNEFLNKFRKRRSEDSYRRYLLQVFSEESQSPEELLITRQKEELVQKAIAALPDRQKEAFLLNRHNGFTYEKVAATMNVSKETVKEHISRALKAIKSYLLENIESIKLFILILFFFIFL, encoded by the coding sequence ATGATTAGCACCAGGGAATTAGCTGTTTTAGTGTCCCAGGGCGACAGGCAGGCATTCAACCAGCTATACCAGCGCTTCTACAATCCGGTCTACTCTGTCATGTTGCAATACACTAAAAATGCAGAGGATGCAGAAGATATACTCCAGCTAACATTTCTCCGGCTTTGGGAGAAAAGACAGGAACTAATACGTGTAGAAGCCCCCGAGGACTGGATTTTTATCATTGCCCGGAATGAATTTCTCAACAAATTCCGGAAAAGAAGATCGGAAGATAGCTACCGTCGTTACCTCCTTCAGGTATTCTCTGAAGAAAGCCAGTCGCCGGAAGAACTTCTTATTACCCGGCAGAAAGAAGAATTGGTACAAAAAGCAATTGCTGCTTTGCCCGACAGACAGAAAGAAGCCTTTCTGCTGAACAGGCACAACGGCTTTACCTATGAAAAGGTAGCCGCTACCATGAATGTGTCTAAAGAAACTGTAAAAGAACATATTAGCCGGGCTTTAAAGGCCATTAAAAGCTATCTGCTGGAAAATATTGAAAGTATTAAACTCTTCATTTTAATACTGTTCTTTTTTATCTTCCTGTAA
- a CDS encoding FecR family protein, which translates to MSRMTEADFLKLLDGFKKQTLSAQELNEFLDASQQPAFEQLLGNTLETDLKVRWVDGLAAADTGQKLWQQLDDTSREPAPTPSRIYPLRQWRSVAAILVFILSGTAAYLLFIKGDHKKDLATVNHYNSTDSLRGIGKKAILTIANGKKIILDSTATGVISKQGNTVINNTNSQLVYQNNGAGNTTINKIETPVGGQYSIVLSDGTKAWLNAGSSLTFPASFTGKERKVEMTGEVYFEVAQNASQPFKVSVNNSTWIDVLGTSFNVNAYKEEGSIKTTLLQGAVLMNTHDHSKRLTPGQQARINNNDNKIELIDQVNQDQVMGWKNGYFTFERAPVESIMNQFQRWYNIEVIYRGTKPTDLFTGSIPLSSSLPQALKILEYARVNYVLEDNKVIILSSSR; encoded by the coding sequence ATGAGCAGGATGACAGAAGCTGACTTTTTAAAGTTACTGGACGGGTTTAAAAAACAAACACTTTCGGCACAGGAGCTAAATGAGTTCCTGGATGCTTCGCAGCAACCTGCTTTTGAACAGCTCCTGGGTAATACTTTAGAAACTGACTTGAAAGTAAGATGGGTAGACGGGCTGGCCGCCGCTGATACCGGACAAAAACTCTGGCAGCAGCTCGACGATACTTCCCGTGAACCAGCACCAACGCCTTCCCGGATCTATCCGTTGAGGCAATGGCGAAGTGTGGCAGCTATACTGGTATTCATACTATCCGGCACAGCCGCTTACCTGCTCTTCATAAAAGGAGACCATAAAAAAGATCTTGCTACTGTTAATCACTACAACAGCACTGACTCATTAAGAGGGATAGGCAAAAAAGCAATACTGACAATAGCGAATGGAAAGAAAATAATACTCGACAGTACCGCTACCGGTGTTATTTCAAAACAGGGCAACACGGTTATCAACAACACCAACAGCCAGCTGGTTTATCAGAATAACGGCGCAGGTAATACCACCATAAATAAAATAGAAACGCCCGTAGGCGGACAATACAGCATCGTTTTATCCGATGGCACAAAAGCCTGGCTGAATGCAGGATCATCATTAACTTTCCCGGCTTCATTTACCGGCAAAGAACGTAAAGTGGAGATGACCGGAGAAGTTTATTTTGAAGTAGCACAAAATGCCTCCCAACCTTTTAAAGTGTCCGTCAATAATTCAACCTGGATAGATGTACTGGGTACTAGCTTTAATGTGAATGCCTATAAAGAAGAAGGTAGTATTAAAACAACATTGCTACAGGGGGCCGTTTTGATGAATACCCACGATCATAGCAAAAGATTAACTCCAGGGCAGCAGGCCCGCATTAATAATAATGATAACAAAATTGAACTGATTGATCAGGTGAATCAGGACCAGGTAATGGGATGGAAAAACGGTTACTTTACTTTTGAAAGAGCGCCGGTGGAAAGTATCATGAATCAATTTCAACGCTGGTATAATATTGAAGTAATATATAGAGGCACTAAACCAACCGATCTGTTTACCGGGAGTATACCACTTTCGTCTTCCTTACCACAGGCACTTAAAATACTGGAATATGCCAGAGTGAATTATGTGCTGGAGGATAACAAAGTAATTATATTATCATCCTCCCGGTAA